The following are encoded together in the Streptomyces flavofungini genome:
- a CDS encoding phosphoketolase family protein — protein sequence MAKDHLSALDAHWRAANYLAAGQIYLLANPLLAEPLRPEHIKPRLLGHWGTSPGLNLVHTHLNRLIKERDLDALCVWGPGHGGPAVLANSWLEGSYTQTYPDVTRDAAGMERLFRQFSFPGGVPSHVAPETPGSLHEGGELGYSLAHAYGAAFDNPDLLVACVVGDGEAETGPLAASWHSTKFLDPVHDGAVLPILHLNGYKIANPALLSRIPENELDSLLRGYGHEPIHVTGDDPRTVHRDLAAALDQALERITHIQREARSARGRGRGPGRGRHPAWPVIVLRTPKGWTGPAQVDGEPVEGTWRSHQVPLAGVRENPEHLRQLEVWLRSYRPEELFDAEGRPSPKVLACVPEGDRRLGATPHANGGLLTRTLPLRPLEDFAVAVDKPGSALHEPAKVLGGMLAKVMADTAERRDFRVVGPDETESNRLGALFSATGKAWQAQTLPTDEHLAADGRVMEVLSEHLCQGWLEGYLLTGRHGLFSCYEAFVHIVDSMVNQHIKWLKTSRALPWRAPVPSLNYLLTSHVWRQDHNGFSHQDPGFVDHVLNKSPEVVRVYLPPDANTLLSVAEHALLSRDYVNVIVAGKQPCFDWLTLDAARAHCARGAGVWEWAGTDDGLRDPDVVLACAGDVPTLEVLAAAALLREHLPELAVRVVNVVDIARLLPREEHPHGMADFEYDALFTRDKPVIFAYHGYPWLIHRLAYRRTGHSRLHVRGYKEAGTTTTPFDMVVRNDLDRYRLVMDVIDRVPELSVRATALRQLMADQRTRHHTWIRDHGTDLPEVADWSWPY from the coding sequence ATGGCCAAAGACCACCTCAGCGCCCTGGACGCCCACTGGCGAGCCGCGAACTATCTGGCCGCCGGCCAGATCTATCTGCTCGCCAACCCGCTCCTGGCCGAGCCGCTGCGGCCGGAGCACATCAAGCCCCGTCTCCTGGGCCACTGGGGCACCTCGCCCGGTCTCAACCTGGTCCACACGCACCTGAACCGGCTGATCAAGGAGCGTGACCTCGACGCGCTGTGTGTATGGGGGCCCGGGCACGGCGGTCCCGCGGTCCTCGCCAACTCCTGGCTGGAGGGCAGCTACACGCAGACCTACCCCGACGTCACCCGGGACGCGGCGGGCATGGAGCGGCTGTTCCGGCAGTTCTCGTTCCCCGGCGGTGTGCCCAGCCACGTCGCGCCCGAGACTCCCGGCTCCCTCCACGAGGGCGGTGAGCTCGGCTACTCCCTCGCTCACGCCTACGGCGCCGCCTTCGACAACCCGGACCTGCTCGTGGCCTGCGTCGTCGGCGACGGTGAGGCCGAGACCGGGCCGCTGGCCGCCTCCTGGCACTCCACGAAGTTCCTCGACCCGGTGCACGACGGCGCGGTCCTGCCGATCCTGCACCTGAACGGCTACAAGATCGCCAACCCGGCGCTCCTGTCCCGAATCCCCGAGAACGAACTCGACTCCCTGCTGCGCGGCTACGGCCACGAGCCGATCCACGTCACCGGCGACGACCCGCGCACCGTCCACCGCGACCTGGCCGCCGCCCTCGACCAGGCACTGGAGCGCATCACGCACATCCAGCGGGAGGCACGCTCCGCGCGCGGGCGCGGGCGCGGGCCCGGGCGGGGGCGCCACCCGGCGTGGCCGGTGATCGTGCTGCGCACCCCCAAGGGCTGGACCGGTCCCGCACAGGTCGACGGCGAACCGGTCGAGGGCACCTGGCGCTCCCACCAGGTGCCGCTCGCGGGCGTGCGCGAGAACCCCGAGCACCTGCGCCAGCTGGAGGTCTGGCTGCGCTCCTACCGCCCCGAGGAGCTGTTCGACGCCGAAGGACGCCCCAGCCCGAAGGTGCTGGCCTGCGTGCCAGAGGGTGACCGGCGCCTGGGTGCGACGCCGCACGCCAACGGCGGCCTGCTCACCCGCACCCTGCCGCTGCGCCCCCTTGAGGACTTCGCGGTCGCCGTCGACAAGCCCGGCAGCGCCCTGCACGAGCCCGCCAAGGTCCTCGGCGGGATGCTCGCCAAGGTCATGGCCGACACCGCCGAGCGCCGGGACTTCCGGGTCGTCGGCCCCGACGAGACGGAGTCGAACCGCCTCGGCGCGCTGTTCTCCGCCACCGGCAAGGCCTGGCAGGCCCAGACGCTGCCCACCGACGAGCACCTCGCCGCCGACGGCCGGGTCATGGAGGTCCTGTCCGAACACCTCTGCCAGGGCTGGCTGGAGGGATACCTCCTCACCGGCCGCCACGGCTTGTTCTCCTGCTACGAGGCGTTCGTCCACATCGTCGACTCCATGGTCAACCAGCACATCAAGTGGCTCAAGACATCCCGCGCCCTGCCCTGGCGCGCTCCCGTTCCCTCCCTCAACTACCTGCTCACCTCCCACGTCTGGCGCCAGGACCACAACGGCTTCTCCCACCAGGACCCCGGCTTCGTCGACCACGTCCTCAACAAGAGCCCCGAGGTCGTACGCGTCTACCTCCCACCGGACGCCAACACCCTGCTGTCCGTCGCCGAACACGCCCTGCTCAGCCGCGACTACGTCAACGTCATCGTCGCGGGCAAACAACCCTGCTTCGACTGGCTGACCCTCGACGCGGCCCGAGCCCACTGCGCGCGCGGCGCCGGGGTCTGGGAGTGGGCGGGCACCGACGACGGCCTGCGCGACCCCGACGTGGTCCTCGCCTGCGCGGGCGACGTCCCCACCCTCGAAGTCCTCGCGGCCGCCGCCCTGTTGCGCGAGCACCTGCCCGAACTCGCCGTGCGCGTCGTCAACGTCGTCGACATCGCCCGGCTGCTGCCCCGCGAGGAACACCCGCACGGCATGGCCGACTTCGAGTACGACGCGCTGTTCACCCGCGACAAGCCGGTTATTTTCGCCTACCACGGCTACCCGTGGCTGATCCACCGCCTCGCCTACCGCCGCACCGGCCACAGCCGCCTCCACGTGCGCGGCTACAAGGAGGCGGGCACCACCACCACGCCCTTCGACATGGTCGTACGCAACGACCTCGACCGGTACCGCCTGGTCATGGACGTCATCGACCGCGTCCCCGAGCTGTCCGTCCGCGCCACGGCCCTGCGCCAGCTGATGGCCGACCAGCGCACCCGCCACCACACCTGGATCCGCGACCACGGAACCGACCTGCCCGAGGTCGCGGACTGGTCGTGGCCGTACTGA
- a CDS encoding universal stress protein: MSGPCRTRTAHAAGDRTRRVVAGIDGTLVGMDAHWAAREALGRGVPLRLLHVAAGADHRPRIRRVGPADRARGVLDRTAVRRPGGASAERRTRPCGTGPAPSRWFRTYDRQQPLTDV; the protein is encoded by the coding sequence GTGAGCGGTCCGTGCAGGACCCGGACTGCTCACGCCGCCGGTGACCGCACGCGCAGGGTCGTCGCGGGCATCGACGGCACCCTCGTCGGCATGGACGCCCACTGGGCGGCCCGCGAGGCGCTGGGCCGCGGTGTGCCGCTGCGGCTGCTGCACGTCGCGGCAGGTGCGGACCACCGGCCGCGGATACGCAGGGTCGGCCCCGCCGACCGAGCGCGGGGCGTGCTCGACCGGACGGCCGTGCGCAGGCCGGGCGGGGCCTCGGCGGAACGGCGCACGCGGCCGTGCGGCACGGGGCCTGCCCCGTCGCGGTGGTTCCGTACATATGACCGACAACAGCCGTTGACGGACGTATAA